From the Pseudomonas sp. SORT22 genome, one window contains:
- the cobO gene encoding cob(I)yrinic acid a,c-diamide adenosyltransferase, translated as MTESTERDERHLARMQRKKAVIDERIANSPNECGLLLVLTGNGKGKSSSAFGMLARAMGHGMQCGVVQFIKGRNSTGEELFFRRFPEQVRYHVMGEGFTWETQDRQRDIAAAEAAWAVSRQMLQDPSIAFVVLDELNIALKHGYLDLDQVLSDLQARPPMQHVIVTGRAAKDEMIELADTVTEMGMIKHAFQAGIRAQKGVEL; from the coding sequence ATGACTGAATCCACCGAGCGCGACGAACGCCACCTGGCGCGCATGCAGCGCAAAAAGGCCGTGATCGACGAGCGCATCGCCAACTCGCCCAACGAATGCGGCTTGCTGCTGGTACTTACCGGCAACGGCAAGGGCAAGAGCAGTTCGGCCTTCGGCATGCTCGCCCGGGCCATGGGCCACGGCATGCAGTGCGGCGTGGTGCAGTTCATCAAGGGCCGCAACAGCACTGGCGAAGAGCTGTTCTTCCGGCGCTTTCCCGAGCAGGTGCGCTACCACGTGATGGGCGAGGGCTTTACCTGGGAAACCCAGGACCGCCAGCGCGACATCGCCGCCGCCGAAGCTGCCTGGGCAGTGTCGCGGCAGATGCTCCAGGACCCGTCGATCGCCTTCGTGGTGCTTGATGAACTGAACATCGCCCTCAAGCACGGCTACCTCGACCTCGACCAGGTGCTCAGCGACCTGCAGGCGCGCCCGCCGATGCAGCACGTGATCGTCACCGGTCGCGCGGCCAAAGACGAAATGATCGAACTGGCCGACACCGTCACCGAAATGGGCATGATCAAGCACGCCTTCCAGGCCGGCATCCGCGCCCAGAAGGGCGTCGAACTATGA
- a CDS encoding class I SAM-dependent methyltransferase, producing the protein MTAQTLYLDDPLYHYLQSVSLRETPLLARLREETQALPEARWQVAPEQGQLLALLVRLIGAERVIEVGTFTGYSAFCMAQAMEHGQLLCCDLEGSYNAVAWRYWQEAGIAERIELRLAPALQTLATLPSARYDLIFIDADKANYPHYLEEALRLLRVGGLVLFDNTLWSGRVLEQKPDSEDTRAIQALNLKLKDDLRVDLSMLPIGDGLTLCRKR; encoded by the coding sequence ATGACCGCCCAGACGCTCTACCTCGACGACCCCCTCTACCACTACCTGCAAAGCGTGTCGCTGCGCGAGACGCCGTTGCTCGCCCGTTTGCGTGAAGAAACCCAGGCCCTGCCCGAAGCACGCTGGCAGGTGGCACCGGAGCAAGGCCAGTTGCTGGCGCTGCTGGTGCGCCTGATCGGTGCCGAGCGGGTGATCGAGGTGGGTACTTTCACCGGCTACAGCGCTTTTTGCATGGCTCAGGCCATGGAGCATGGGCAGTTGCTTTGTTGCGACCTTGAGGGCAGCTACAACGCCGTGGCCTGGCGCTACTGGCAGGAAGCAGGGATCGCCGAGCGCATCGAGCTGCGCCTGGCACCGGCGTTGCAGACCCTGGCGACACTGCCATCAGCGCGCTATGACCTGATCTTCATCGATGCCGACAAGGCCAACTACCCGCACTATCTGGAAGAGGCCCTGCGACTGCTGCGAGTGGGCGGGCTGGTACTGTTCGACAACACCTTGTGGAGCGGGCGGGTGCTTGAGCAAAAGCCGGACAGCGAAGATACCCGGGCCATCCAGGCATTGAACCTAAAACTCAAGGATGACCTGCGGGTGGACCTGTCGATGTTGCCGATTGGCGATGGCCTGACCCTCTGCCGCAAACGCTGA
- a CDS encoding C40 family peptidase, whose protein sequence is MLNRFAPLVPLALVTLLFGCATTGPVSQQQVQQQPVSAQVSTKSSVQATFEEELATEEELQDFSSSKPYQLPALADNILERGMSLIGTRYRFGGTSENTGFDCSGFIGYLFREEAGLNLPRSTREMINVKAPLVARNNLKPGDLLFFSTNGRGRVSHAGIYLGDDQFIHSSSRRSGGVRIDKLGDRYWSKTFIEAKRALAMAPAATTLSRN, encoded by the coding sequence ATGCTAAATCGCTTCGCACCCCTCGTGCCCCTCGCACTCGTGACCCTGCTTTTTGGCTGCGCGACCACCGGTCCCGTATCGCAGCAGCAGGTTCAGCAGCAACCGGTTTCCGCTCAGGTTTCGACCAAGTCCTCCGTCCAGGCGACGTTCGAGGAAGAGCTGGCCACCGAAGAAGAGCTGCAAGATTTCTCCAGCAGCAAGCCTTACCAGCTGCCAGCCCTGGCCGACAACATTCTCGAGCGCGGCATGTCGCTGATCGGTACCCGCTACCGTTTCGGTGGTACCTCCGAGAACACCGGCTTTGATTGCAGCGGCTTCATCGGCTACCTGTTCCGCGAAGAAGCCGGCCTCAACCTGCCGCGCTCTACCCGCGAAATGATCAACGTCAAGGCCCCGCTGGTTGCTCGCAACAACCTCAAGCCAGGCGACCTGCTGTTCTTCAGCACCAATGGTCGCGGCCGCGTCAGCCACGCCGGTATCTACCTCGGCGACGATCAGTTCATCCACTCCAGCAGCCGCCGCAGCGGTGGCGTGCGCATCGACAAGCTCGGTGATCGCTACTGGAGCAAGACCTTCATCGAAGCCAAGCGTGCACTGGCCATGGCTCCGGCCGCGACCACGCTCTCGCGCAACTGA
- the purM gene encoding phosphoribosylformylglycinamidine cyclo-ligase, with product MSKQPSLSYKDAGVDIDAGEALVERIKGVAKRTARPEVMGGLGGFGALCEIPAGYKQPVLVSGTDGVGTKLRLALNLNKHDSIGQDLVAMCVNDLVVCGAEPLFFLDYYATGKLNVDVAATVVTGIGAGCELAGCSLVGGETAEMPGMYEGEDYDLAGFCVGVVEKAEIIDGSKVATGDALIALPSSGPHSNGYSLIRKIIEVSGADIETVQLDGKPLTELLMAPTRIYVKPLLKLIKDTGAVKAMAHITGGGLLDNIPRVLPKGAQAVVDVASWNRPAVFDWLQQQGNVDEHEMHRVLNCGVGMVICVAQDQVDIALKVLREAGEQPWVIGQIGIAAEGAAQVELKNVKAH from the coding sequence ATGAGCAAGCAACCCTCCCTGAGCTACAAGGACGCCGGTGTAGACATCGACGCCGGTGAAGCATTGGTCGAACGCATCAAAGGCGTTGCCAAGCGCACGGCGCGCCCGGAAGTCATGGGCGGCCTGGGCGGTTTTGGCGCCCTCTGCGAGATCCCGGCCGGCTACAAGCAGCCGGTTCTGGTCTCCGGCACCGACGGCGTCGGCACCAAGCTGCGCCTGGCACTGAACCTGAACAAGCACGACAGCATCGGCCAGGACCTGGTCGCCATGTGCGTCAACGACCTGGTGGTCTGCGGTGCCGAGCCGCTGTTCTTCCTCGACTACTACGCCACCGGCAAACTCAATGTCGACGTTGCCGCTACCGTGGTCACCGGTATCGGCGCTGGCTGCGAACTGGCTGGTTGCTCCCTGGTCGGCGGTGAAACCGCTGAAATGCCAGGCATGTACGAAGGCGAAGACTACGACCTGGCCGGCTTCTGCGTTGGCGTGGTAGAAAAAGCCGAAATCATCGACGGCTCCAAGGTTGCCACTGGCGACGCGCTGATCGCCCTGCCATCGTCCGGCCCGCACTCCAACGGCTACTCGCTGATCCGCAAGATCATCGAAGTTTCCGGTGCCGACATCGAAACCGTCCAGCTCGACGGCAAGCCGCTGACCGAACTGCTGATGGCCCCGACGCGCATCTACGTAAAGCCGCTGCTCAAGCTGATCAAGGACACCGGCGCGGTCAAGGCCATGGCCCACATCACCGGTGGCGGCCTGCTCGACAACATCCCGCGCGTCCTGCCAAAAGGCGCCCAGGCTGTGGTTGACGTGGCCAGCTGGAATCGCCCGGCGGTGTTCGACTGGCTGCAACAGCAAGGCAACGTCGACGAGCACGAAATGCACCGCGTATTGAACTGCGGCGTCGGCATGGTCATCTGCGTCGCCCAGGACCAGGTCGACATCGCCCTGAAGGTCCTGCGTGAAGCCGGCGAGCAGCCATGGGTCATCGGCCAGATCGGCATCGCCGCCGAAGGCGCTGCCCAGGTTGAGCTGAAGAACGTCAAGGCACACTGA
- a CDS encoding DUF3108 domain-containing protein, whose product MRRALLFALAVLALPLQAADLKPFSASYTADWKQLPMSGTAERSLKMNANGTWDLNFKASMMIASLTEQSTLKLDKDTLLPQTYHFERGGLGKAKKVDLDFDWSSKKITGTDRGDAINLPLNRGVLDKSTYQLALQHDVAAGKKSVSYQVVDGDEIDTYDFRVLGSEKVTTKTGQVDAIKVERVRDPSQSKRITELWFAKDWDYLLVQLRQVETDGKEYVIVLQDGTVDGKTVKGN is encoded by the coding sequence ATGCGTCGTGCCCTGCTCTTCGCTCTCGCCGTGCTCGCGCTGCCGTTGCAGGCAGCCGATCTGAAGCCATTCTCGGCCAGCTACACCGCCGACTGGAAGCAACTGCCCATGAGCGGCACTGCCGAGCGCAGCCTGAAAATGAACGCCAACGGTACCTGGGACCTCAACTTCAAGGCGTCGATGATGATCGCCAGCCTGACTGAGCAAAGTACCCTGAAGCTGGACAAGGACACCCTGCTGCCCCAGACCTACCACTTCGAACGTGGCGGCCTGGGCAAGGCCAAGAAGGTCGATCTGGATTTCGACTGGAGCAGCAAGAAGATCACCGGCACCGACCGCGGCGACGCGATCAACCTGCCGCTCAACCGCGGTGTGCTGGACAAGTCCACCTATCAACTGGCCCTGCAGCATGACGTGGCAGCCGGCAAGAAGAGCGTGAGCTACCAGGTGGTCGATGGCGACGAGATCGACACCTACGACTTCCGCGTCCTGGGCAGCGAGAAAGTCACCACCAAGACCGGCCAGGTCGATGCCATCAAGGTCGAGCGCGTGCGCGACCCGAGCCAGAGCAAGCGCATCACCGAGCTGTGGTTCGCCAAGGACTGGGATTACCTGCTGGTGCAACTGCGCCAGGTCGAGACCGACGGCAAGGAGTACGTGATCGTCCTGCAGGACGGCACGGTCGACGGCAAGACAGTCAAGGGCAACTGA
- a CDS encoding DUF2066 domain-containing protein: MRLRNYLAAGCLALFGLSAQAETLSGLYQVREPVTGQGAEARTQATEKALETLVLRLTGDAKAVQSPGLAALRKDPQQIISQFGFEAGPPETVLVDFDPGSTERALRQAGLALWGNNRPAILGWWLNDSVEGSNLVGDGQGSAEPLRRAAQHRGLPLRLPLADLQEQLVATGKNLEGTDPAPLREASERYGADALLAVHASEADGKWQGKWRLWLGEQREQGTAEGADQAALADAVMLAVSNRLAPRFVARPGASSEMQVQVQGMTLERYAELGRVLEPYGARLKVVQGDTLTYQVTGNSDQLRAQLGLAKLQELPADAPAAPAAVDPANPGATQAAAPQPFNGLRFRW; encoded by the coding sequence ATGCGTTTGCGTAATTACCTGGCCGCCGGCTGTCTGGCCCTGTTCGGCCTCTCGGCTCAGGCCGAAACCCTCTCCGGCCTTTATCAGGTCCGCGAACCGGTCACCGGCCAGGGCGCCGAAGCCCGTACCCAGGCCACCGAAAAAGCCCTCGAAACCCTGGTGTTGCGCCTGACCGGCGACGCCAAGGCTGTGCAAAGCCCGGGCCTGGCTGCGCTGCGCAAAGACCCGCAACAAATCATCAGCCAGTTCGGCTTCGAGGCCGGCCCGCCGGAAACCGTGCTGGTCGACTTCGACCCGGGCAGCACCGAGCGCGCCTTGCGTCAGGCGGGCCTGGCCCTGTGGGGCAATAACCGGCCAGCGATCCTCGGCTGGTGGTTGAACGACAGCGTCGAAGGTTCGAACCTGGTTGGTGACGGCCAGGGCAGCGCCGAACCGCTGCGTCGCGCCGCCCAGCACCGCGGCCTGCCGCTGCGCTTGCCGCTGGCCGATCTGCAGGAGCAACTGGTGGCAACCGGCAAGAATCTTGAAGGCACCGACCCGGCGCCGCTGCGCGAGGCTTCCGAGCGCTACGGCGCCGATGCCTTGCTGGCGGTGCACGCCAGCGAAGCCGATGGCAAATGGCAGGGTAAGTGGCGCCTGTGGCTGGGCGAGCAGCGCGAGCAGGGCACTGCCGAGGGCGCTGATCAGGCGGCCCTGGCCGATGCCGTGATGCTCGCCGTCAGCAACCGCCTGGCGCCGCGCTTCGTCGCCCGTCCAGGGGCCAGCAGCGAAATGCAGGTGCAGGTCCAGGGCATGACCCTGGAACGTTATGCCGAACTGGGCCGGGTGCTCGAGCCTTACGGCGCGCGGCTCAAGGTGGTGCAGGGCGATACCCTGACCTATCAGGTCACCGGCAACAGCGATCAGTTGCGCGCGCAACTGGGCCTGGCCAAGTTGCAGGAGCTGCCGGCCGATGCGCCCGCGGCACCTGCAGCCGTCGATCCGGCCAACCCCGGGGCAACCCAGGCCGCCGCCCCGCAACCTTTCAACGGGCTGCGTTTTCGTTGGTAA
- a CDS encoding AI-2E family transporter translates to MTDTRRWVWVGGALLCAALLYWLHPILSPFLVGILLAYLADPLVDRLERAGLSRTWGVVVVFALFTLLLTLLLLVLVPMLAKQLVRLYELAPQMLDWLQHQALPWVQTRLGLADGFWKFDKIKAAISEHMGQTTDIVGVILSQATASGLALIGWLANLVLIPVVSFYLLRDWDLMMAKIRSLLPRQREERVVALAGECHEVLGAFVRGQLLVMLALGIIYASGLMLVGLELGLLIGLLAGLAAIVPYMGFIIGIGAAMIAGLFQFGGDPYPLLGIAAVFMVGQALEGMVLTPLLVGDRIGLHPVAVIFAILAGGEMFGFTGVLLALPVAAVIMVLLRHVHDLYKESDIYAGEIDPDL, encoded by the coding sequence ATGACTGATACACGTCGCTGGGTATGGGTAGGTGGGGCGCTGCTGTGCGCGGCCTTGCTGTATTGGCTGCACCCGATTCTTTCGCCGTTTCTGGTCGGCATTTTGCTGGCCTACCTGGCCGATCCGCTGGTCGACCGTCTGGAGCGCGCCGGCCTGTCGCGCACCTGGGGTGTGGTGGTGGTGTTTGCCCTGTTCACCCTGCTGCTGACCTTGTTGCTGCTGGTATTGGTGCCGATGCTGGCCAAACAGCTGGTGCGCCTGTATGAGCTGGCGCCGCAGATGCTCGACTGGCTGCAGCACCAGGCCCTGCCCTGGGTGCAGACGCGCCTGGGCCTGGCCGACGGCTTCTGGAAGTTCGACAAGATCAAGGCCGCCATCAGCGAGCACATGGGCCAGACCACCGACATCGTCGGGGTCATCCTGTCCCAGGCCACTGCTTCGGGCCTGGCCCTGATTGGCTGGCTGGCCAACCTGGTGCTGATCCCGGTGGTGAGCTTCTACCTGCTGCGCGACTGGGACCTGATGATGGCCAAGATCCGCAGCCTGCTGCCGCGCCAGCGCGAGGAACGAGTGGTGGCCCTGGCCGGTGAGTGTCACGAAGTGCTGGGCGCCTTCGTCCGTGGCCAGCTGCTGGTGATGCTGGCCCTGGGTATCATCTATGCCTCGGGGCTGATGCTGGTGGGCCTGGAGCTGGGCTTGCTGATCGGCCTGCTGGCGGGTCTGGCGGCGATCGTGCCGTACATGGGCTTCATTATTGGTATCGGCGCGGCGATGATTGCCGGGCTGTTCCAGTTTGGCGGCGACCCTTATCCTTTGCTTGGCATCGCAGCCGTATTCATGGTCGGCCAGGCGCTCGAAGGCATGGTGCTGACACCGCTGCTGGTGGGCGATCGCATTGGCCTGCACCCGGTGGCGGTGATCTTCGCGATCCTGGCCGGTGGCGAGATGTTCGGTTTTACCGGGGTGTTGCTGGCCTTGCCGGTGGCGGCGGTGATCATGGTGCTGCTGCGCCATGTGCATGACCTGTATAAAGAGTCGGATATCTACGCGGGTGAAATCGACCCGGATCTCTAG
- a CDS encoding C40 family peptidase, which translates to MAMMARFALLSLAALLGACSSHAPAPRKVVEPAVMAPQVYFSPVAEDVLFRALGLVGTPYRWGGNTPDSGFDCSGLIGYVYRDAAGISLPRSTREMIGIRAPSIERNDLQSGDLVFFATNGGSQVSHAGIYVGEGRFVHAPATGGTVRLDYLSNSYWQKTYLNAKRVLQPAHLARNP; encoded by the coding sequence ATGGCGATGATGGCGCGCTTCGCTCTACTTTCCCTCGCAGCACTGCTCGGTGCCTGCTCAAGTCATGCCCCGGCCCCGCGTAAAGTGGTCGAGCCGGCAGTCATGGCCCCGCAAGTGTATTTCTCCCCGGTTGCCGAAGACGTGCTGTTCCGCGCCCTCGGCCTGGTCGGCACGCCGTACCGCTGGGGCGGCAACACCCCGGATTCGGGTTTCGACTGCAGCGGCCTGATTGGCTACGTCTATCGTGATGCTGCGGGCATCTCGTTGCCGCGTTCGACCCGGGAGATGATCGGCATCCGCGCACCGAGCATCGAGCGCAACGACCTGCAGTCCGGCGACCTGGTGTTCTTTGCCACCAATGGTGGCTCGCAGGTCAGCCATGCCGGTATCTATGTCGGCGAAGGGCGCTTCGTCCATGCCCCGGCCACCGGCGGAACGGTGCGCCTGGACTACCTGTCCAACAGCTATTGGCAAAAGACCTACCTGAACGCCAAGCGGGTGCTGCAGCCAGCGCACCTGGCGCGCAACCCCTGA
- a CDS encoding DUF2058 domain-containing protein, which translates to MSLSLRDQLLKAGLVNQKQVKQVSKDQKKQKRLEHKGQVEVDDTQQRLAKEAMAEKAKRDQELNRQQQEKAEQKARAAQVKQLIEVSRLPKLTTEDYYNFVDDKKVKRLSVNALMRSKLSSGSLAIVAHGGGYEVIPREAALKIQERDPQRIVLLNTQVEEPDADDPYAAYVIPDDLMW; encoded by the coding sequence TTCGCGACCAATTGCTCAAGGCCGGTCTGGTCAACCAGAAACAGGTCAAGCAGGTCAGTAAAGATCAGAAGAAACAAAAGCGCCTGGAGCACAAAGGCCAGGTCGAGGTCGACGATACCCAGCAGCGGCTGGCCAAGGAAGCCATGGCGGAAAAAGCCAAGCGCGACCAGGAGCTCAACCGCCAGCAGCAGGAGAAGGCCGAGCAGAAGGCCCGCGCCGCCCAGGTCAAGCAATTGATCGAAGTCTCGCGCCTGCCCAAGCTGACCACCGAGGACTACTACAACTTCGTCGACGACAAGAAGGTCAAGCGTCTGTCGGTCAACGCCCTGATGCGCAGCAAGCTGAGCAGCGGTTCGCTGGCCATCGTGGCCCATGGCGGTGGTTACGAAGTGATCCCTCGTGAAGCGGCGCTGAAGATCCAGGAGCGCGACCCGCAGCGTATTGTCCTGCTCAACACCCAGGTTGAAGAGCCGGATGCCGACGATCCGTACGCGGCCTACGTGATCCCTGACGATCTGATGTGGTAA
- the hda gene encoding DnaA regulatory inactivator Hda translates to MKPIQLPLGVRLRDDATFINYYPGANAAALGYVERLCEADAGWTESLIYLWGKQGVGRTHLLQAACLRFEQLGEPAVYLPLAQLLDRGVELLDNLEQYELVCLDDLHVIAGKPEWEEAMFHLFNRLRDSGRRLLLAASSSPRELPIKLADLKSRLTLALIFQMRALSDEDKLRALQLRASRRGLHLTDEVGHFILTRGTRSMSALFDLLERLDQASLQAQRKLTIPFLKETLGW, encoded by the coding sequence ATGAAACCGATCCAGTTGCCCCTGGGTGTGCGTCTGCGTGATGACGCCACCTTCATCAACTACTATCCGGGTGCCAACGCCGCCGCTTTGGGCTACGTCGAGCGACTCTGCGAAGCCGACGCCGGCTGGACCGAAAGCCTGATCTACCTGTGGGGCAAACAGGGCGTGGGCCGCACCCACCTGCTGCAGGCCGCCTGCCTGCGCTTCGAGCAACTGGGTGAACCGGCGGTGTACCTGCCCCTGGCGCAATTGCTCGATCGCGGCGTCGAATTGCTCGACAACCTCGAACAGTACGAACTGGTCTGCCTCGACGACCTGCATGTCATTGCCGGCAAGCCGGAGTGGGAAGAGGCCATGTTCCACCTCTTCAATCGCCTGCGCGACAGTGGTCGGCGCCTGTTGCTGGCTGCCTCCAGCTCGCCCCGCGAACTGCCGATCAAGCTCGCCGACCTCAAGTCGCGCCTGACCCTGGCGCTGATCTTCCAGATGCGTGCGCTGTCGGACGAAGACAAGCTGCGCGCCCTGCAATTGCGTGCTTCGCGCCGCGGCCTGCACCTGACCGACGAGGTCGGGCACTTCATCCTCACCCGTGGCACCCGTAGCATGAGCGCACTGTTCGACCTGCTTGAGCGCCTCGACCAGGCCTCTTTGCAGGCTCAACGCAAGCTCACCATCCCGTTCTTGAAAGAAACTTTGGGCTGGTAA
- the purN gene encoding phosphoribosylglycinamide formyltransferase produces the protein MPSKTCDVVVLLSGTGSNLQALIDSTRTGDSPVRICAVISNRADAYGLQRAKDAGIATAVLDHKAFDGREAFDAALVELIDGYRPQLVVLAGFMRILSAGFVRHYQGRLLNIHPSLLPKYKGLHTHQRALEAGDAEHGCSVHFVTEELDGGPLVVQAVIPVELDDTPERLAQRVHSQEHLIYPLAVRWFAEGRLRLGEHGALLDGQPLAASGHLIRP, from the coding sequence ATGCCGAGCAAGACCTGTGATGTCGTGGTGCTGTTGTCCGGCACCGGCAGCAACCTGCAAGCATTGATCGACAGCACCCGCACCGGCGACAGCCCGGTGCGGATCTGCGCGGTCATCTCCAACCGCGCCGACGCCTATGGCCTGCAGCGCGCCAAAGACGCCGGTATCGCCACCGCCGTGCTCGACCACAAGGCCTTCGACGGCCGCGAGGCATTCGACGCGGCACTGGTCGAACTGATCGATGGCTACCGCCCGCAACTGGTGGTGCTGGCCGGTTTCATGCGCATCCTCAGTGCCGGCTTTGTCCGTCACTACCAGGGCCGCCTGCTGAACATTCACCCTTCCCTACTGCCCAAGTACAAGGGCCTGCACACTCATCAACGAGCGCTGGAAGCCGGCGATGCCGAGCATGGCTGCAGCGTGCACTTCGTCACCGAGGAACTCGATGGCGGACCGCTGGTCGTACAGGCAGTGATACCGGTAGAGTTGGATGACACGCCAGAACGTCTGGCACAGCGGGTTCACAGCCAGGAACACCTGATCTATCCGCTGGCGGTGCGCTGGTTTGCCGAGGGCCGTTTGCGCCTGGGCGAGCACGGTGCTCTACTGGATGGCCAGCCTCTGGCGGCCAGCGGCCACTTGATTCGACCCTAG
- a CDS encoding sorbosone dehydrogenase family protein, which yields MGIKPIALLLAVTAGLSGCGENARLEVSDGVGPSPQLPEPNKTLIPTVNIAPAIGWPQGMTPKAAPGTQVAAFAAGLDHPRWLYALPNGDILVAETNAPPKPDDGKGIRGWVMGKVMDRAGAGVPSANRISLLRDSDHDGVAETRTTFIENLNSPFGMALVGNDFYVADTDRLLRFHYEPGATSIKGPGTAVAELPGGTLNHHWTKNVIASRDGKKLYVTVGSNSNVGENGMDQEKGRAAIWEVDPASGQTRIFASGLRNPNGLAWEPHTGQLWTAVNERDEIGSDLVPDYITSVKDGGFYGWPYSYYGQHIDQRVNPSDPNLVASAIAPDYAVGPHTASLGLTFAEAGVLPAPFEQGAFIGQHGSWNRKPHSGYKVIFVPFSTAGKPAGKPIDVLSGFLNDEGKAMGRPVGVINDQRGGLLVADDVGNTIWRVSKAR from the coding sequence ATGGGTATCAAGCCGATTGCACTGCTGCTGGCAGTGACTGCGGGGTTAAGCGGCTGCGGCGAGAACGCCCGCCTTGAGGTCAGCGACGGGGTCGGCCCGTCGCCGCAATTGCCCGAACCGAACAAGACCCTGATCCCCACCGTCAACATCGCCCCCGCCATTGGCTGGCCCCAGGGCATGACGCCCAAGGCCGCGCCCGGCACCCAGGTGGCGGCCTTCGCCGCAGGCCTGGACCACCCGCGCTGGCTCTATGCCCTGCCCAACGGCGACATCCTGGTGGCTGAAACCAATGCTCCGCCCAAGCCCGATGACGGCAAGGGCATTCGCGGCTGGGTGATGGGCAAGGTCATGGACCGCGCCGGCGCCGGCGTGCCCAGCGCCAACCGCATCAGCCTGCTACGCGACAGCGACCACGACGGCGTGGCGGAAACCCGCACGACCTTTATCGAGAACCTCAATTCACCGTTCGGCATGGCCCTGGTCGGCAATGACTTCTACGTCGCCGACACCGATCGCCTGCTGCGCTTTCACTATGAACCCGGCGCGACTTCGATCAAGGGCCCGGGTACAGCCGTGGCCGAACTACCGGGCGGCACGCTGAACCATCACTGGACCAAGAACGTGATCGCCAGCCGTGACGGCAAGAAGCTCTACGTCACCGTCGGCTCCAATAGCAATGTCGGCGAGAACGGCATGGACCAGGAAAAAGGCCGCGCGGCGATCTGGGAAGTCGACCCGGCCAGCGGCCAGACGCGGATCTTCGCCTCGGGCCTGCGCAACCCCAACGGCCTGGCCTGGGAGCCGCACACCGGACAGCTGTGGACCGCAGTCAACGAGCGTGACGAGATCGGCAGCGACCTGGTGCCCGACTACATTACCTCGGTCAAGGATGGCGGCTTCTATGGCTGGCCCTACAGCTATTACGGCCAGCACATCGATCAGCGGGTCAACCCGTCTGATCCGAACCTGGTGGCCAGCGCCATTGCCCCGGACTATGCGGTGGGGCCGCACACGGCGTCGCTGGGCCTGACCTTCGCCGAAGCAGGGGTGCTGCCGGCACCGTTCGAGCAAGGCGCGTTCATTGGCCAGCATGGCTCGTGGAACCGCAAGCCGCACAGTGGCTACAAGGTGATCTTCGTACCCTTCAGCACTGCCGGCAAACCTGCGGGCAAGCCGATCGACGTGCTCAGCGGGTTTCTCAATGATGAAGGCAAGGCCATGGGCCGGCCGGTCGGGGTGATCAACGATCAGCGCGGCGGCTTGCTGGTAGCCGATGATGTCGGGAACACGATCTGGCGGGTGAGCAAGGCCCGGTAA